The DNA window GCGGTTTCGATCCCGGTCAATCCTGTCATGATGACATCGCTGATCAGCATATCCGGTTCAAAAGTATCGAGTGCCTCGATCGCCTTTTCTCCGCTGTAGACCGCCTTTGCTTCGAATCCAGCCTGGTTGAGAATGATGGCAAGTGTATTTGCAATCACCTGTTCATCGTCGGCAACAAGTACCTTGGACTTCGGTGCGCTGGTGGGATGTGTCTCT is part of the Granulicella aggregans genome and encodes:
- a CDS encoding response regulator, which gives rise to MPETHPTSAPKSKVLVADDEQVIANTLAIILNQAGFEAKAVYSGEKAIEALDTFEPDMLISDVIMTGLTGIETAIITREKLPKCKILLFSGQAATADLLEKARAEGHEFEILAKPVHPTDLLAKLRS